A single genomic interval of Rhododendron vialii isolate Sample 1 chromosome 3a, ASM3025357v1 harbors:
- the LOC131319316 gene encoding protein ROOT PRIMORDIUM DEFECTIVE 1 — protein MWKHKTLTFKPNSLFHSILQTRPMSQSTSIPKKLQRVRDHGYDNYMEVEKKTRKVLKFQALILSHPSSILSVSRLEALAQRGLGLKQLEAGRFILKFPHVFEIFEHPVQRILYCRLTRKAQLQIDQENQALLAQVPDAVTRLRKLLMLSNTGRLPLEHVRIARKDFGLPDDFEFSVILKYPEFFRLFDAKESRSKYIEVVDRDKKLAVCAIERLREKEYREKGIDAENIRFSFIVNFPPGFKIGKYYKIAVWKWQRLPYWSPYDDISGYDLRSLEAQKRMEKRAVAMVHELVSLTVEKKITLERIAHFRLPMDLPKKLKDFLLQHQGIFYISTRGNHGKLHTVFLREAYKKGELIEPNALYLARRKLAELVLLSPRKVNVDRELVSYRRGGETEEMGNVSRALETEENDRQDAERGEKLQSEFDCDDDCDYTDEDDDSEEVEGAGATCAMSD, from the coding sequence ATGTGGAAgcacaaaaccctaaccttcAAACCCAATTCACTGTTCCATTCAATCCTTCAAACAAGACCCATGTCACAGTCCACCTCCATACCCAAGAAGCTCCAGCGCGTGCGCGACCACGGCTACGACAACTACATGGAAGTCGAGAAGAAAACCCGGAAAGTCCTCAAGTTCCAAGCCCTGATCCTCTCTCACCCCTCCTCCATCCTCTCCGTCTCCCGCCTCGAAGCCCTCGCCCAGCGCGGCCTCGGCCTCAAGCAGCTCGAAGCCGGCCGGTTCATCCTCAAGTTCCCCCACGTCTTCGAGATCTTCGAGCACCCGGTCCAGAGAATCCTCTACTGCCGGCTAACCCGGAAAGCCCAGCTCCAGATTGATCAAGAAAACCAAGCCCTCCTTGCCCAAGTACCCGATGCCGTGACCCGTCTCAGGAAGCTCTTGATGCTGTCCAACACCGGCCGGCTTCCGCTTGAGCACGTTAGGATTGCAAGAAAAGACTTTGGGCTTCCGGATGACTTCGAATTCTCGGTAATCCTCAAGTACCCGGAGTTTTTTCGATTGTTTGATGCTAAGGAGAGTAGGAGTAAGTACATTGAGGTTGTGGATAGAGATAAGAAGCTTGCCGTGTGTGCTATAGAGAGACTTAGGGAGAAGGAGTATAGGGAGAAAGGAATAGATGCTGAGAATATTAGGTTTTCGTTTATTGTGAATTTCCCACCCGGGTTTAAGATTGGGAAGTATTACAAGATTGCTGTGTGGAAGTGGCAGCGGCTTCCGTACTGGTCGCCTTATGATGATATCTCGGGGTATGATTTGAGGTCACTGGAGGCGCAGAAGCGGATGGAGAAGAGGGCTGTGGCGATGGTTCACGAATTGGTGTCGTTGACTGTGGAGAAGAAGATTACTTTAGAGAGGATTGCACATTTTCGGTTGCCGATGGATTTGCCGAAGAAGCTCAAGGATTTCCTTCTTCAACACCAGGGGATATTTTATATATCGACCAGGGGTAATCATGGGAAGCTTCACACGGTTTTTCTCAGGGAGGCTTATAAGAAGGGGGAGTTGATAGAACCGAATGCTTTGTATTTGGCTAGGAGAAAGCTTGCTGAGTTGGTTTTGCTGAGTCCTAGGAAGGTTAATGTCGATAGAGAACTGGTCAGTTACAGGAGGGGCGGAGAAACTGAAGAAATGGGGAACGTTAGTAGAGCCCTTGAGACTGAAGAGAACGATAGACAAGATGCAGAGAGGGGAGAAAAGTTGCAATCAGAGTTTGATTGTGATGACGATTGTGATTATACCGATGAGGATGATGATAGTGAGGAGGTTGAGGGTGCAGGGGCTACTTGTGCGATGAGTGACTGA